One Bradyrhizobium sp. ISRA464 genomic window carries:
- a CDS encoding histone deacetylase family protein has protein sequence MKAVYSELHRSHDPQFFLVRGVVQRTTEQPERADRLLAGLKADRHTLVEPTAFGQGPRARVHSPEYLSFLAEAWEAWSALGDAGPEMIANIHPVRNAATYPTHIVGKLGWHTVDTAAPIGPGTWAGACASSDVAVTAAQMVLDGEDAVYALCRPPGHHAYRDMAGGFCFLNNSAIAAEHLRQKHERVAILDVDVHHGNGTQGIFYERPDVFTVSIHADPSFFYPFVWGYAHERGAGPGLGANLNIPLAKGTGNDDYMKALAVAEKAIRSFAPTALVVALGLDASEKDPLAGLAVTTDGFRRIGEELARFGLPTVLVQEGGYLSDILGANLTAVLGGFEAAR, from the coding sequence CCACCGAGCAACCCGAGCGTGCGGATCGCCTGCTGGCAGGGCTGAAGGCCGACAGGCACACGCTGGTCGAGCCAACTGCGTTCGGGCAGGGACCGCGCGCGCGCGTGCACAGTCCGGAATATCTGAGCTTTCTCGCCGAGGCCTGGGAGGCGTGGTCCGCGCTTGGCGATGCCGGGCCGGAAATGATCGCGAACATCCACCCGGTGCGCAACGCCGCCACCTATCCGACCCATATTGTCGGCAAGCTCGGCTGGCACACGGTCGACACCGCGGCACCGATCGGCCCCGGTACCTGGGCCGGCGCCTGCGCCTCGAGCGATGTCGCGGTTACCGCCGCGCAGATGGTGCTCGACGGCGAGGACGCCGTCTACGCGTTGTGCCGTCCGCCGGGCCACCATGCCTATCGCGATATGGCCGGCGGCTTCTGCTTCCTCAACAACAGCGCGATCGCGGCCGAGCATCTGCGCCAGAAGCACGAGCGCGTCGCGATCCTCGACGTCGACGTGCATCACGGCAACGGCACACAGGGCATCTTCTACGAACGGCCGGATGTCTTTACGGTGTCGATCCACGCCGATCCGTCGTTCTTCTATCCGTTCGTCTGGGGCTATGCGCATGAGCGCGGCGCCGGACCCGGCCTCGGTGCCAACCTGAACATTCCCCTGGCCAAAGGCACCGGCAACGACGACTACATGAAGGCGCTCGCGGTTGCGGAGAAGGCGATCCGTTCCTTCGCGCCGACCGCGCTCGTGGTCGCTCTCGGCCTCGATGCCTCCGAAAAGGATCCGCTTGCGGGCCTCGCCGTCACCACCGACGGCTTCCGCCGCATCGGCGAGGAGCTGGCCCGGTTCGGGCTGCCGACGGTGCTGGTGCAGGAGGGCGGCTATCTTTCCGACATCCTCGGCGCCAATCTGACGGCGGTGCTCGGTGGATTCGAAGCCGCGCGCTAA